A single region of the Gammaproteobacteria bacterium genome encodes:
- a CDS encoding zinc ABC transporter solute-binding protein, whose protein sequence is MKMRTVIILAILLSLIGSACGNSAVDDRPTVVTTTTILGDIVREIVGDELNVQVLMPVGVDPHEFSASAGQVAQMESAVLVVANGLGLEEGLSSVLDAVMADGVPVLRVGDVVTPRYFENGQPDPHIWFDPERMAVAVRKIAERLAEVDDRLSPADWSSRGDAYAARILDTEAEMKQRFGQISPERRKLVTSHMAFGYLADRFGFEVVGVVIPGGGTLGEASASALGALAETIVAEDVPAIFVETTVSPRLSETLAAETGRDVEIVTLYTGSLGAPGSGADTYLGLLLTDTERIVDALKEG, encoded by the coding sequence ATGAAAATGAGAACCGTTATCATATTAGCTATCCTGCTCTCCCTCATCGGAAGCGCCTGCGGCAATTCGGCGGTGGATGATCGGCCGACCGTGGTGACTACGACCACGATCCTCGGCGACATTGTCCGAGAGATCGTCGGCGACGAGTTGAATGTGCAGGTCCTCATGCCGGTGGGAGTGGATCCTCACGAGTTCAGCGCGTCGGCCGGACAGGTCGCGCAGATGGAGTCTGCCGTCCTCGTGGTGGCGAATGGCCTCGGTCTCGAGGAGGGCCTCTCGTCCGTGCTGGATGCAGTGATGGCCGACGGAGTGCCGGTGTTGAGGGTGGGGGACGTGGTGACGCCGCGATATTTCGAGAATGGACAACCGGATCCCCACATCTGGTTCGATCCCGAGCGGATGGCCGTCGCCGTCAGGAAGATCGCTGAGCGTCTCGCAGAGGTCGACGATCGGTTGTCGCCTGCCGATTGGTCGAGTCGCGGGGACGCCTACGCGGCCCGGATCCTGGACACAGAGGCGGAAATGAAGCAACGCTTTGGGCAGATCAGCCCCGAACGCCGCAAATTGGTGACTTCGCACATGGCATTCGGTTACCTCGCCGACCGTTTCGGTTTCGAGGTCGTCGGTGTTGTCATCCCGGGCGGTGGCACACTCGGCGAAGCGAGCGCATCCGCGCTGGGGGCGCTCGCCGAGACCATCGTCGCCGAGGATGTGCCGGCGATCTTCGTTGAGACCACGGTGTCCCCACGTCTCTCCGAGACTTTGGCTGCGGAGACGGGTCGCGATGTGGAGATCGTTACCCTTTACACGGGCTCACTTGGTGCCCCCGGATCGGGAGCGGATACCTACCTGGGCCTCCTCCTCACCGATACGGAGCGGATCGTCGACGCCTTGAAGGAGGGTTAG
- a CDS encoding metal ABC transporter permease: MDWLIDPFRLEFMQRALLAGFLVAAVTSVVGTWVVLRGLAFMGDALAHGVLPGIALAVLIGFSQFVGAIVSALVMVWGIGVIHRRARLSEDTGIGLLFVGMLALGVVIISRTSSYAGSLTGILFGDALGVTRGDLWVLGAGLVVTVTIALVFYRPFLALSFNEDKAALLGMRPRLAHAVMLALVTLAVVIAFRTVGTLLVFGLLIAPPATAALITRRVPTMMVTAVGIGLLSVAGGLLTSFYANTAAGATMAGLSVALFFLVLMSRDLVTRHPA; this comes from the coding sequence GTGGACTGGCTCATCGATCCGTTTCGTCTGGAGTTCATGCAGCGGGCGCTGCTGGCCGGATTCCTCGTGGCGGCCGTGACGTCGGTTGTCGGGACCTGGGTCGTCCTGCGAGGCCTCGCCTTCATGGGCGACGCACTTGCCCACGGGGTGCTGCCTGGGATCGCGCTCGCGGTGTTGATCGGATTCAGTCAGTTTGTTGGAGCAATCGTGTCTGCCCTCGTGATGGTGTGGGGTATCGGTGTGATCCATCGCAGGGCGAGGCTTTCGGAGGACACGGGGATCGGTCTGCTGTTCGTGGGGATGTTGGCTCTTGGCGTGGTGATCATCTCCCGCACATCCTCTTACGCGGGAAGCCTCACGGGGATTCTCTTTGGTGATGCGCTGGGGGTGACGAGGGGAGACCTCTGGGTTCTGGGCGCCGGGTTGGTCGTTACGGTGACCATCGCTCTGGTCTTCTATCGACCGTTTCTCGCCCTGTCGTTCAACGAAGACAAGGCCGCTCTGCTCGGAATGCGGCCCCGTCTCGCTCACGCCGTCATGCTCGCGCTCGTGACGCTGGCGGTCGTCATCGCATTCAGAACTGTGGGAACCCTGCTGGTCTTCGGCCTCTTGATCGCCCCACCGGCAACCGCGGCGCTGATCACGCGGCGGGTTCCGACGATGATGGTGACCGCCGTCGGGATTGGCTTGCTTTCGGTGGCGGGAGGGCTCCTCACGAGCTTCTACGCGAACACGGCTGCCGGAGCGACGATGGCGGGACTTTCTGTGGCGTTGTTCTTCCTTGTGCTCATGTCGAGAGACCTGGTGACGCGTCATCCGGCATGA
- a CDS encoding peptide ABC transporter substrate-binding protein — MRRRFWVVALFAVLALVAAACGGGATTTTTAAPTTTAAPTTTAAPATTAAPTTTEAPAGPKTIIIGTTDTIAEFDSADAYSVRDWEIIRNTGVGLLTFAPGTTELVPGIAKSYDVSDDGKTYTFHLRDDVKFGDGLALTAPMYVTHIHRMMTLDGSGGVGGALGTPYIDTVEAPDDLTVVFHLKDAFGYFPQIVAGAPYIPMDPNQFPEDALVEFPDPPFYGVGPWTVTDYTIGEQMVLEPNEFYFGDKPKVDRIIIKDYSDAQTMALALQNHEIDIAWRTIAQPDLLEQLKSVDGLTVATVPGGSIRYLIINHALSPTDDSHVRKALAYAIDRDDIVDRVSGGTWEPLYSMDPPGFLGATEAFDTMYGSPNLDKAKEELTAAGYSESNKLELQLSFPPQHYGGTVSDTMQVLKEQFESTGMINVTLNSQEWSTYVGAVIGGADYTVSLLGWFFDYPDPSNYLEPFVLNGGLGTMVTDPDTGAALSDEATNLVDLLNQAATSTDQAKRAELYGQAQDVYADLVVTIPMWFEAEHVIYWDNISGSPTDANPESLNIGPSFDLHYDLLNISG; from the coding sequence ATGAGACGCCGATTTTGGGTGGTTGCGTTGTTCGCCGTTCTGGCCCTGGTGGCTGCCGCATGCGGTGGTGGCGCGACGACAACGACGACGGCTGCCCCCACGACGACGGCTGCCCCCACGACGACGGCTGCGCCGGCAACGACGGCTGCCCCCACGACCACCGAGGCACCTGCGGGTCCCAAGACGATCATCATCGGCACGACCGACACGATCGCTGAGTTCGACTCGGCAGATGCGTACTCGGTGCGTGACTGGGAGATCATTCGCAACACCGGTGTAGGGCTGTTGACATTTGCCCCCGGTACGACGGAGCTGGTGCCCGGTATCGCCAAGAGTTACGACGTCAGCGATGATGGAAAGACGTACACCTTCCATCTTCGTGACGACGTGAAATTTGGCGATGGTTTGGCCTTGACGGCCCCGATGTATGTCACACACATCCACCGGATGATGACCCTCGACGGGTCGGGCGGTGTCGGCGGGGCGCTCGGTACGCCGTACATCGATACGGTGGAGGCGCCGGACGATCTGACCGTGGTCTTTCATCTGAAGGACGCGTTCGGCTACTTCCCGCAGATCGTTGCGGGTGCGCCGTACATCCCGATGGATCCGAACCAGTTCCCCGAGGACGCTCTTGTCGAGTTCCCGGACCCGCCGTTCTATGGCGTGGGCCCGTGGACGGTTACCGACTACACGATCGGTGAGCAGATGGTCCTGGAACCAAATGAGTTCTACTTCGGTGACAAGCCGAAGGTGGACCGGATCATCATCAAGGACTACTCGGACGCCCAGACCATGGCGCTGGCGTTGCAGAACCACGAGATCGATATCGCGTGGCGCACGATTGCGCAACCCGATTTGCTCGAGCAGCTCAAGAGTGTGGACGGCCTGACGGTCGCCACCGTGCCTGGTGGTTCCATCCGTTACCTGATCATCAACCACGCTCTGTCACCGACCGACGACAGCCACGTGCGTAAGGCGCTGGCATATGCGATCGACCGTGACGACATCGTTGACCGGGTGTCCGGTGGGACGTGGGAGCCGCTGTACTCGATGGACCCGCCAGGGTTCCTCGGTGCAACGGAGGCGTTCGACACGATGTACGGATCGCCGAATCTCGACAAGGCAAAGGAAGAGTTGACGGCCGCCGGTTACAGCGAGTCGAACAAGCTGGAACTGCAGTTGAGCTTCCCGCCGCAGCACTACGGCGGTACGGTGAGCGACACGATGCAGGTTCTGAAGGAGCAGTTCGAATCGACCGGCATGATCAACGTCACGTTGAACTCCCAGGAGTGGAGCACGTATGTGGGCGCCGTGATCGGCGGAGCCGACTACACCGTCTCGTTGCTGGGTTGGTTCTTCGACTACCCGGATCCGAGTAACTACCTCGAGCCGTTCGTGCTCAATGGTGGACTCGGCACGATGGTGACCGATCCCGATACGGGTGCGGCGCTGAGTGATGAGGCCACGAACCTCGTCGACTTGCTGAACCAGGCTGCGACCAGCACGGATCAGGCCAAGCGCGCCGAGCTCTACGGTCAGGCACAGGATGTGTATGCAGATCTGGTCGTGACGATTCCGATGTGGTTCGAAGCGGAGCACGTGATCTATTGGGACAACATCTCTGGTTCTCCCACTGACGCGAACCCCGAGTCGTTGAACATCGGACCCTCGTTCGACCTGCACTACGACCTGCTGAACATCTCCGGCTAG
- a CDS encoding ABC transporter permease subunit produces MIGVPAGIALLYVFVRGSAGLRRYVITRVLLTIPMVFILASLVFLVLRAIPGDPVTSSLGPKGSPELKERLRTELGLEDPMIVQYGRFLGEVVTFDFGRSLVGGRRRIVDEMGERFPATLELIVPAALMALLIGIVPGTFAASRRRRTADYSLRLYSVIVYSMPIFWLGLLLQLLFAVHLGWVPVAGRIDAVVGTTVHRTTNILLIDTLLTGNWAAFRSVVHHLILPVTTLGLILSGVFLRLTRINVIETLQQDYITAARARGIKERVVVYRHALKNAMIPVITLIGLQVAILLAGAVLTETVFSWPGMGRYLVERISVRDYTAVQSVITMFAIFVALISLAVDIVYSLLDPRVRY; encoded by the coding sequence ATGATCGGCGTCCCCGCCGGTATCGCGCTCCTCTACGTTTTCGTGCGGGGCAGCGCCGGGCTGCGCCGGTATGTGATCACGCGCGTGCTGCTGACGATCCCGATGGTCTTCATCCTCGCGTCGCTCGTGTTCCTCGTCTTGCGGGCGATTCCGGGGGATCCGGTGACGTCCAGCCTTGGACCGAAAGGCAGTCCCGAGCTCAAGGAGCGGCTGAGGACGGAGCTCGGTCTGGAAGATCCGATGATCGTGCAATACGGAAGGTTTCTGGGAGAAGTCGTCACGTTCGACTTCGGACGGTCACTCGTCGGGGGCCGACGGCGCATCGTCGACGAAATGGGCGAGCGATTTCCCGCAACCTTGGAGCTGATCGTCCCTGCCGCGTTGATGGCATTGCTCATCGGCATCGTTCCGGGGACCTTCGCGGCGTCACGTCGAAGACGGACGGCCGACTACTCGCTGCGCCTGTACAGCGTCATCGTGTACTCGATGCCGATCTTCTGGCTGGGCCTGCTGCTCCAGTTGCTGTTCGCCGTCCATTTGGGCTGGGTGCCGGTCGCGGGGCGCATCGATGCCGTTGTGGGGACGACTGTCCACCGAACTACCAATATTCTCCTGATCGACACGCTCCTGACGGGGAATTGGGCCGCGTTCCGGAGTGTGGTGCATCACCTCATACTCCCGGTGACCACGCTCGGATTGATCCTTTCCGGGGTCTTCCTTCGGCTCACGCGCATCAACGTCATCGAGACGTTGCAGCAGGACTACATCACCGCAGCCCGTGCTCGAGGCATCAAAGAGCGGGTCGTCGTCTACCGGCACGCGCTGAAGAACGCGATGATCCCGGTGATCACGCTGATCGGACTGCAGGTGGCCATCTTGCTGGCGGGTGCGGTACTGACCGAGACGGTGTTCTCGTGGCCGGGAATGGGGCGGTATCTCGTGGAGAGAATCTCGGTTCGCGACTACACGGCCGTCCAGAGTGTGATCACGATGTTCGCCATCTTCGTCGCGCTCATCAGCCTCGCAGTGGATATCGTCTACTCGCTGCTTGACCCAAGGGTGCGGTACTGA
- a CDS encoding ABC transporter permease subunit translates to MADLNAREEVPQWEQDLAKVGWVRRALQARRWYKADWWFVAISMVLVVFFLIMAIVPGLFAAHDPREQVGPRLLAPGEAPDVEALVVPVDSGIDALTDLLGVGRVSVGVVKGTPSSQTVRDEAARLTDEMKAQGSDETIRLRVKRYETVDETLAALAGGEIGFAVLSSKAASAIIDQYPGLAIDGPVAGEGISTSGSFPLGTNQLGQDVLSRLIWGTRVAFLIGFAAALMSLVIGLPLGLIAGFAGGWLDRTMSVIMDSLYAFPGLILAIAITAVLGPSIINVIVAIGVVYVPTYYRIVRGQTLSVKEEMYVEAARSIGATRGSILRNYVFPNVIPSVAIIFSVNVADAILTGAGLSFLGLGLPPDTPDWGIDLARGQENIQNAWWMITFPGLAVMSVVLAFTMMGEGLMEIFNPKLRDR, encoded by the coding sequence ATGGCGGACCTGAATGCCCGCGAAGAAGTGCCCCAGTGGGAGCAGGATCTCGCCAAGGTCGGCTGGGTTCGCAGGGCACTCCAGGCGCGTCGCTGGTACAAGGCCGACTGGTGGTTCGTCGCGATCAGCATGGTTCTCGTCGTGTTTTTCCTCATCATGGCGATTGTCCCAGGGCTGTTCGCAGCCCATGATCCTCGGGAGCAAGTTGGGCCCCGGCTCCTTGCACCAGGTGAGGCGCCCGACGTCGAGGCACTCGTCGTGCCTGTGGATTCGGGCATCGACGCGCTCACCGACCTCCTCGGTGTCGGCAGAGTTTCCGTCGGGGTCGTCAAGGGCACACCTTCGAGCCAGACGGTCCGTGATGAAGCCGCCCGACTCACCGACGAGATGAAGGCGCAGGGGAGCGACGAAACGATCCGGCTTCGGGTGAAGCGCTACGAGACCGTGGACGAAACGCTCGCAGCATTAGCCGGCGGCGAGATCGGTTTCGCGGTGCTTTCGTCGAAGGCTGCATCGGCGATCATCGACCAGTATCCGGGACTGGCCATAGACGGACCGGTGGCCGGAGAAGGGATCTCGACAAGTGGCAGCTTCCCTCTTGGCACGAACCAGCTCGGCCAGGACGTTCTCAGCCGGCTCATCTGGGGGACACGGGTTGCCTTTCTGATCGGATTCGCGGCAGCACTCATGTCGCTGGTCATCGGGCTCCCGCTTGGGCTGATCGCGGGGTTTGCGGGCGGATGGTTGGACCGCACGATGAGCGTGATCATGGACAGTCTCTATGCGTTCCCGGGGCTGATCCTCGCCATCGCGATCACGGCGGTGCTCGGTCCTTCGATCATCAACGTAATTGTTGCCATCGGCGTCGTGTACGTTCCGACCTACTACCGGATCGTTCGCGGGCAGACACTGTCGGTGAAAGAAGAGATGTATGTGGAGGCTGCCCGCAGCATCGGCGCCACACGCGGTTCGATCTTGCGCAACTATGTCTTCCCGAACGTCATTCCATCGGTGGCGATCATCTTCTCGGTCAACGTCGCCGACGCCATTCTCACCGGTGCCGGTCTGAGCTTCCTCGGTCTTGGCCTTCCTCCGGACACGCCGGACTGGGGCATCGACCTGGCCCGCGGCCAGGAGAACATCCAAAACGCATGGTGGATGATCACCTTCCCCGGTCTTGCCGTGATGTCCGTGGTACTTGCCTTCACCATGATGGGTGAGGGGCTCATGGAGATCTTCAACCCGAAACTGAGGGATCGATGA